CGAGATGGGTCGCGCTGGCGATCGGCTCCTCCTCGAACAGATCCTGAAGGTCCTCGAGGAGCATCCCTCCGAGATCGTTGGCGCCATGCTGCCCCTCTCTCGTTGTCAGCGCAACGGCGGCCGTCCGAAGGCGCGAAGGCCAATCGGCACCAATCATCTCGCCCACGACGAAAAGAGGCTCCCAGCAGTCCTGGGTCCGATCCGACATCCCCTCCGGGAACTGTGGTTCCAGGTCGAAGCCGTCCGCGTTGTCAGATACCCACCGCTCGGCCTTGCGCTTCCACTCGGTCGCCTGCAGGCGCAGCTGCTCGCGCTGGCGTCTCGCATAGCGTTCGGCTTCTTCGCCGCGCTTCTTGCGCACCATCCTTATCTCGATCGATCGACTCGCGATCGTGTCGGGGATCCTCCCGATGCCAGCAAGCGCCTTCGGGCAATACGGGTCGTAGGTGGCGGGGCTCATCGAACCGTCGGGCTGGGGATCCATTCGGAGGATCGGCTTATCCCTTGTATAGCCGTTGTTCAGCACTTGTCGGACCGCCTCGCTCGAGTCGCTGTTGAACTTGAAGATGGTGTCGACCTCGTCGATGAGCAGGGTCGGCTTGAAGGCCTCGACCGCCCGATATAGGACGGCCGCCGAGAGCCCGCCAGCGAACAGGGCCCGTCGGGAGAATTCCTCGAGGATCTCGAGCAGACGGGTCTTCCCGCTCATGAGCGACGGCGCGGTGACGTGCAGGTAGGCGGTCGTGGGGAACTGGTCGTAGATGAAGGTGTGTACGACCCAGGCGGCCAAGACATCGTAGACGTAGTCGTCGGGGACGAACACAAACCGCTGCAAAGCGCTCCGCGCTTCTTCGATGAGTTCGAGACCGTCAACGCTCTCCGGCCACGGATCGCATGTGGCTAGGCGCTCAGCCACCTCCGCGTACTCGTGTTCGATGGCTACCCGCGGCGCGGTCCTGATGAACGCGTCGGCGATCCTGACGCTGTGCCCCGCTTGCTTCAGTTGCGCCGCGAGCCTGTCCCGGATCAACAAGGCGGTCAACTCGTCCGAGGGAACCGGGGGGAGTTCGCGGAGAGTTCGCTCGAGCTCTACCTGATCCATGCCGGCGCGTATCGAGCCGAGAACGCGCACGACATCCTCGCGCTCCAGCCAGTGAGCGTCTGTCCCGGTCTGCCCGCGTTCGCGTTCAGCCTGCTCGACAAGTTCATCCCAGGAGGGCGGGGGGTCCGCCCACCCCCACGCGTCGCGCACGAGCACTTCGAAGTCTTCCGCGTCGTCGTTGCGGTGCGAGGGGCTCGTCAGCAGGTCCGAGGCGGCCTCGCAGAACCTGACCCAAGCATCCTCCGACCAGTACCAGCGGTTGCGCACCCACCCTAGGAACTGTGCCAGCCCGTCGTGCCGGCCCGGGCGCGTGTACATGGTCCAGTTCCGCCCGGGAGCGGATTCGAGCGTCCTTACTATTCCCGCGTTGGCTAGCGCTCTGTGGTAGGCGGCCCCCCACGTGTGCCGCTCGTCGGTGATGCCGAGCTCGGTCGACTTCTCCTCTCGAGTGGCGTGCTTCCACACCTCGATCTGCGATTCGGGGATCGGCCAGTCTCCGATCTCCAGATTCTCAAGGACCTCGTACCGGCCGGGATGGGGCTCCTCCTCTCCGAGGACGGAGCCGGCGGCCACAACCAGTCCGCCGGCGCAGCGAATGTCGAGGCCCGGAAGGAACCCGACGCGATTTCGCTGGTCCGTCTGGACCCGGAAGTAGCGATGCTCGCCGCCCGACGGGGTGCGGACGGCCAGGGTCCGGGGAAGTTCGTAGCCATCGGCCACGATCCTGTCCAACGAAGCGAATCCGTCCTCACCCTTCACGTCGATATCGAGGACGAGCAGGCCGTTCCCCGTCCTGATGCCGACGTTGGCTGTCGGATTCTGTTTCCAGAGCCGGTCGATGTCGGTTCGATCGGTGGTCGCCTCTTTCTGCCAGTCGGAGTGGAGGGGGACCTTGCGGCCCGGCCGCAGCGGGAAGACCGATCCCCACTCCGCTGCGTGCTGAGCGGCCGCGGACGGCGGCGTCTCGAGGCGCTCGTTTCCCCGCGGGTCTGTTTGATCCGTGTTCAATCAGGTTTCCTTTCTTGTCACTCTCGGAGGCTTGTCCTCCGAGAAAATGGCGGATGTTGATTCGCTAGACCTTCCCGGTCGGGCTGCATCGGCCCCCCTCAGGACGCTCGGCAGGGCCAAGAGTCCTGTTCTCCAGCCTTGTGACCTGGGGTCGAGTGGTCGCTGGTGACACCGCTGGTGACGAGACCGCTTCCGAGAGGTCTTGTCGAAGGCGCCGTATAGGTCGGTTGACAGATGTGCACCGAGGTATACACTACTGTCCACAGGCCTGGACCGAAGTACACCGACTGAAGGAGGAGAACCATGACGCAGGAGACCATCGCGGTCCCCGCGACGATCGCCCGGCGGTTCGTCGAGCTGGCCGAAGAGCTGCGGCCGTACCTGAAGAACGGCGCCGAAGTCGAGACCGTCGTCGTGCCCAAGCAGGGGGAGTGGACGCGGGATATGGTCGAGCGATTGCGCCGCCCCGTGTCCGCCTACCCTGCGGCCGTCGCTCTCCTCGACCTCGCCGCCGAGAACGCGGATCAGGTCGTGAAGTTCCCAGGGGTCGTCGAGCGGGCGGGGATCGACGAGCGCCAGGTGCGGTCGGACTTGGGCGCCATGACGAAGCTCACGAACAAGTTGTTCGGTCGGGGGACGTGGCCGCTTCGTGCGTGGCAAGCTGGAGGGGACGGCGTCATGAGCTACACGATGCCTCGGGCGATCGCGGACTGGTGGCTCGACCGGTAGCGGCATGAGTTCGCGTGGCGGGTTCCCGGCCCTCACGGTCGGGGACTCGGCGCGCTCCGGTCGTCCTCACCCCCCAACGCGAGGTCCACCGCCGCCATCGCCTGGGCCGAGGTCCCCGGGAGGAGGTGGCTGTAGATGTTCAAGGTGGTCGAGGGTTGGGAGTGCCCGAGCGCCCTGGAGACGATCGTCACCGGAACGCCGGCGGTTAGGGCGAGGCTCGCGAAGGTGTGCCTCAGATCGTGAAGGCGCCCCGGCCGAACGCCGGCCCGTCGAACCGCCTTCTGAAACTCCCTCGAGGCCGTGCCCGGCGACAGGGGGGCGACGCCGTCGGGTCCCGTGAACGTCAGGTCCCCGAACGATCCGGGTCGCTTCCCGGATACCAGGCGTTCCTCTGTTTGGAGATGCCTGGCCGTCACGAGGGTCTCGAGGACCGACGGCGGAGCGTCGACAGTTCGTCGGGACTGGGGCGTCTTCGGGGAGAGGACGTCGCCTCGAGGAGATCTCCCAGCGAGCCAGCCTCGTCTCGGATCCCTCGTCGGGTTAGCGCGAGCTGTTCGCCGACCCACGCCCGGGCGTCGCGCTCGGTCGCGAACCCCTTCCGAACGACGGTACGGCGGCTCCCGTCGGGGCCGGAGGGCGCGGGACACCACGCATCCCACACCGTCCGGCGCCCGTCGGAGCGCGGCCGCTTCATCTTGCGCTTCCGGACGTGGCCGCGGGCCACCTGCACCTCCTCGGGTCTCTCCCCAAAAAAGCACAGGGTGATGACCAGGGACCAGCCGGTTGCTTACAGCGAACTGGTCGTTGGATCAGGGTCGGCTCAGTTCCATCTCCGCCCACTCGATCGCGGTCTCGACTTCGGTGAGAACGTGGGGGTCGGCCTCGACCAAGCGTTCCATGAGTTGAATGCGGC
The sequence above is a segment of the Actinomycetota bacterium genome. Coding sequences within it:
- a CDS encoding DUF3631 domain-containing protein; translation: MNTDQTDPRGNERLETPPSAAAQHAAEWGSVFPLRPGRKVPLHSDWQKEATTDRTDIDRLWKQNPTANVGIRTGNGLLVLDIDVKGEDGFASLDRIVADGYELPRTLAVRTPSGGEHRYFRVQTDQRNRVGFLPGLDIRCAGGLVVAAGSVLGEEEPHPGRYEVLENLEIGDWPIPESQIEVWKHATREEKSTELGITDERHTWGAAYHRALANAGIVRTLESAPGRNWTMYTRPGRHDGLAQFLGWVRNRWYWSEDAWVRFCEAASDLLTSPSHRNDDAEDFEVLVRDAWGWADPPPSWDELVEQAERERGQTGTDAHWLEREDVVRVLGSIRAGMDQVELERTLRELPPVPSDELTALLIRDRLAAQLKQAGHSVRIADAFIRTAPRVAIEHEYAEVAERLATCDPWPESVDGLELIEEARSALQRFVFVPDDYVYDVLAAWVVHTFIYDQFPTTAYLHVTAPSLMSGKTRLLEILEEFSRRALFAGGLSAAVLYRAVEAFKPTLLIDEVDTIFKFNSDSSEAVRQVLNNGYTRDKPILRMDPQPDGSMSPATYDPYCPKALAGIGRIPDTIASRSIEIRMVRKKRGEEAERYARRQREQLRLQATEWKRKAERWVSDNADGFDLEPQFPEGMSDRTQDCWEPLFVVGEMIGADWPSRLRTAAVALTTREGQHGANDLGGMLLEDLQDLFEEEPIASATHLGTDTLLARLSSLEERPWPHLRNGQGLNAKKLADLLREFGVRPGRFDHNTKRGYATADIREAIDRWSR
- a CDS encoding site-specific integrase — translated: MLFWGETRGGAGGPRPRPEAQDEAAALRRAPDGVGCVVSRALRPRREPPYRRSEGVRDRARRPGVGRRTARANPTRDPRRGWLAGRSPRGDVLSPKTPQSRRTVDAPPSVLETLVTARHLQTEERLVSGKRPGSFGDLTFTGPDGVAPLSPGTASREFQKAVRRAGVRPGRLHDLRHTFASLALTAGVPVTIVSRALGHSQPSTTLNIYSHLLPGTSAQAMAAVDLALGGEDDRSAPSPRP